One genomic segment of uncultured Desulfobacter sp. includes these proteins:
- a CDS encoding ATP-binding protein yields the protein MSLKQRVNLANAVLLGITVVGSIAMIWYTYKTENLFTGIVARHIPMYQTAESLENSLLNQKGYLSYYLLDKNPEWLRQLADFKLDFESRLASAKPLATEEWEKEALARIESAYKTYIAAKDRVLTLYEKGDPGAGAALHREVRANFFRIYELCEKFKTAHKNAIDISVEDSRSDAKILRYIGLLAIISVVLLSLLIYYIFTRHILEPIRKLAAEADHLGEGRVSGNELAALKSSVHGLIENAEQTHAELVQSRQSLMQSEKMALVGQLAAGTAHSIRNPLTSIKMRLFSLGRSAKLSQDQQENINVISTEIGQINKILENFLEFSRPPKLTMKKQSPSQVVDNTLRLLEQRLKSYGVTVHLVRSEPLDDVLLDAGQFKEAIVNIIINACEAMKKGGNITITETMDSINKNRDTAVIRIRDSGPGIPASIQDKVFNPFFTTKDDGTGLGLSICFNIISEHSGCLVLDSQKGQGTCFTITLPAGEDVYGKNSDH from the coding sequence ATGAGCCTGAAACAAAGGGTAAATCTTGCCAATGCCGTACTTTTAGGGATAACGGTCGTGGGAAGCATTGCCATGATCTGGTATACCTATAAGACAGAAAATCTGTTCACCGGTATTGTTGCAAGGCATATTCCTATGTATCAGACTGCTGAGTCCCTTGAGAACTCTTTGCTCAACCAGAAAGGGTATCTGTCCTATTATCTTCTGGATAAAAATCCTGAATGGCTCAGGCAGCTGGCTGACTTCAAACTGGATTTTGAAAGCCGGCTGGCCTCTGCCAAGCCCCTGGCCACAGAGGAATGGGAAAAAGAGGCGCTGGCCAGAATTGAATCTGCGTACAAGACTTATATTGCGGCCAAGGACCGGGTGCTGACGTTATATGAAAAAGGCGACCCGGGTGCCGGGGCCGCCCTTCACCGGGAGGTCAGGGCAAATTTTTTCAGAATTTATGAGCTATGCGAAAAGTTTAAAACCGCACATAAAAATGCCATAGACATTTCCGTAGAAGACAGTCGCTCCGATGCCAAAATTTTGCGATATATCGGCCTTCTGGCCATTATCTCCGTGGTGCTGCTTAGTCTGTTGATCTATTATATTTTTACCCGCCACATCCTGGAACCCATCCGGAAACTTGCGGCGGAAGCAGATCACCTGGGCGAAGGCAGGGTGTCCGGCAACGAGCTGGCAGCATTAAAAAGCAGTGTGCACGGCTTGATTGAAAATGCAGAACAGACCCATGCCGAACTTGTGCAAAGCCGGCAATCCCTGATGCAGTCCGAAAAAATGGCCCTGGTGGGGCAGCTTGCCGCAGGCACCGCCCACTCCATCAGAAACCCTTTGACCTCCATTAAAATGCGGCTGTTCTCCCTGGGCCGATCAGCCAAGCTCTCCCAGGACCAGCAGGAAAACATCAATGTCATTTCAACTGAAATCGGGCAGATCAACAAAATTCTGGAAAACTTCCTGGAATTTTCCAGACCCCCGAAACTGACTATGAAAAAACAAAGTCCATCCCAGGTGGTGGACAATACCCTGCGGCTGCTGGAACAACGGTTGAAGTCCTACGGGGTAACGGTCCATCTGGTGCGCAGCGAGCCTTTGGATGATGTGCTGCTGGATGCAGGCCAGTTTAAGGAGGCTATAGTCAACATCATCATCAATGCCTGCGAAGCCATGAAAAAGGGAGGCAATATCACCATTACCGAAACCATGGACAGCATTAACAAAAACAGAGATACTGCGGTAATAAGAATCCGGGATTCCGGACCCGGCATTCCCGCATCTATCCAGGACAAAGTTTTCAACCCGTTTTTCACAACCAAGGACGATGGGACGGGTCTGGGATTAAGCATATGTTTTAATATTATCAGCGAGCATAGCGGGTGTCTGGTGCTGGACAGCCAGAAAGGCCAAGGAACCTGTTTCACCATCACACTGCCCGCAGGAGAGGATGTATATGGCAAAAATTCTGATCATTGA
- a CDS encoding response regulator: MVKIPVKILIVDDEKDFVEMFSLRLTRQGEKVSVAYSGQEALDLLEKTKIDVVILDIRMPGMDGIETLKRIKAAYPLVEVIMLTGHGSTETAVEGMKAGAFDYLMKPADFEDISEKLANAWKRKDEQEERIRKAEARLLLRRTGEI, from the coding sequence ATGGTAAAAATACCGGTAAAAATCTTAATCGTTGATGATGAAAAAGATTTTGTGGAGATGTTTTCCCTGCGCCTGACCCGGCAGGGGGAAAAGGTATCTGTCGCCTATTCAGGACAAGAGGCCCTTGACCTGCTTGAAAAAACTAAGATAGACGTGGTGATCCTGGATATCCGTATGCCCGGCATGGACGGCATAGAGACCTTAAAAAGAATCAAGGCCGCTTATCCCCTGGTGGAAGTAATCATGCTCACAGGGCACGGGTCCACAGAGACGGCTGTGGAAGGCATGAAGGCAGGCGCCTTTGATTACCTGATGAAACCGGCGGATTTTGAAGATATCAGTGAAAAACTGGCCAATGCCTGGAAACGCAAGGACGAACAGGAAGAACGCATCCGCAAGGCCGAAGCAAGGCTCCTTCTGCGGCGCACCGGGGAGATTTAG
- a CDS encoding response regulator: protein MLDLMEINTLENDTGEVIRMLLVDDEDSYRNAIARRLERRNMVVSQTPDDTSCLEYLGGNEADVVVLNMKMPVMSGMDTFKAIYQQIPSGPAGDFSDHEELEPGQGATFTICLPEWQSD, encoded by the coding sequence TTGCTGGACCTGATGGAAATCAATACCCTTGAAAATGATACGGGGGAGGTTATCCGCATGCTGCTGGTAGACGATGAGGACAGCTACCGCAACGCCATTGCCCGGCGTCTGGAGCGACGCAATATGGTGGTCAGCCAAACGCCGGACGACACATCCTGCCTGGAATACCTTGGCGGGAATGAAGCCGATGTGGTGGTTTTGAATATGAAGATGCCCGTTATGTCTGGTATGGATACCTTTAAGGCTATCTATCAGCAAATACCATCCGGGCCTGCAGGTGATTTTTCTGACCACGAGGAATTAGAACCCGGCCAGGGCGCAACCTTTACGATCTGTCTGCCCGAATGGCAATCCGACTAA
- a CDS encoding DASS family sodium-coupled anion symporter, producing MILKSSGFKLAVAVLIGLIVFILPRPEGTKFKLSGTGADQLSQSVSEYFATQQTEPGKPVILTAKAPGIEQARAQYLADQAKAMGLSEVTVDYVDGMSPKAKRFLSVLAVLVILFVVEPIPLEITAVLIGASLVILGLTDVKGAWAPYMHPVVIFIMCCLIFAIALDKVGLTKRLGYFIIKKAGNSVTRFTFIIAVGLGLASAFMHDAAACAIGIVTMLPLMRAVGIEPHSNTAKFMMLSLPFACSCGGMGSLIGGGRCMVSAAFLKEFTGIEITFFDWMKYCMPAAIICVPAAVLITYLIYRPDPKIKMPAFDEELGSMTAEEKKALIIIGISFVSWLTKGIHGIDYSVTGMVGVAFLVLFGVLKWRDINDNLEWGTALFIFGGGISLGLAMGYSGAADYFANLFFPLIEGKGWLVLFVGVGVFGALVTNAMANVAAAALILPIVIPMAQLEGVNPTILALCLGMATSFAMLLVIGCPPNAIAYSYKYFKSSDLTKLGLVTTPTLLLILVGVVCTWWKFLGLI from the coding sequence ATGATACTCAAATCAAGCGGATTCAAATTGGCGGTAGCAGTGTTAATAGGTTTAATCGTATTTATTCTGCCCAGGCCGGAAGGAACAAAATTTAAACTTTCCGGTACCGGTGCAGACCAATTGAGCCAGTCAGTTTCAGAATATTTTGCAACCCAGCAGACTGAACCCGGCAAGCCCGTCATTCTGACGGCCAAGGCCCCTGGAATCGAGCAGGCCCGGGCACAATATCTTGCCGACCAGGCCAAGGCAATGGGCCTTTCAGAAGTTACTGTGGATTATGTGGACGGAATGAGCCCCAAGGCCAAACGGTTTTTATCCGTGCTTGCGGTGCTGGTCATCCTGTTTGTGGTGGAACCCATTCCCCTTGAAATCACGGCAGTGCTCATTGGTGCCTCCCTTGTTATTCTGGGTCTTACCGATGTGAAAGGGGCATGGGCGCCCTACATGCATCCTGTTGTTATTTTCATCATGTGCTGCCTGATCTTTGCCATTGCACTGGACAAGGTGGGGCTGACAAAACGCTTGGGTTATTTTATTATCAAAAAGGCAGGCAATTCCGTAACACGGTTCACCTTTATCATTGCCGTGGGCTTAGGGCTTGCATCCGCTTTCATGCACGATGCGGCAGCCTGTGCCATCGGTATTGTCACCATGCTGCCCCTGATGCGGGCCGTGGGCATTGAGCCCCATAGCAATACGGCAAAATTCATGATGCTCTCCCTGCCCTTTGCCTGCTCCTGCGGTGGCATGGGCTCCCTAATAGGTGGTGGCCGGTGCATGGTGTCCGCCGCATTTTTAAAAGAGTTTACCGGCATTGAAATCACCTTTTTTGACTGGATGAAATATTGTATGCCGGCAGCCATTATTTGCGTACCTGCTGCAGTTTTAATCACCTATCTGATTTACCGGCCAGACCCCAAAATCAAGATGCCGGCTTTTGATGAGGAGTTAGGCTCCATGACAGCAGAGGAAAAAAAAGCATTGATTATTATCGGCATTTCCTTTGTATCGTGGCTCACCAAAGGCATCCACGGTATTGACTATTCCGTCACCGGCATGGTGGGTGTGGCCTTCCTGGTATTGTTCGGCGTACTTAAATGGCGGGACATCAACGACAACCTGGAGTGGGGCACGGCTCTGTTTATTTTCGGCGGCGGCATCTCCCTGGGCCTTGCCATGGGCTATTCCGGCGCAGCAGACTACTTTGCCAACCTGTTCTTCCCGCTGATTGAGGGCAAAGGCTGGCTGGTGCTCTTTGTGGGTGTGGGTGTATTCGGCGCCCTTGTTACCAATGCCATGGCCAATGTGGCGGCAGCAGCGTTAATTCTGCCCATTGTTATCCCCATGGCCCAGCTTGAAGGGGTCAACCCGACCATCCTGGCCCTGTGCCTTGGTATGGCCACATCATTTGCCATGCTGCTGGTAATCGGCTGCCCGCCCAATGCCATTGCCTATTCATACAAATACTTCAAATCCTCGGACCTGACCAAGCTGGGTCTTGTGACCACTCCAACCCTGCTTCTGATACTGGTAGGCGTGGTATGCACCTGGTGGAAGTTTTTGGGCCTAATATAG
- a CDS encoding response regulator, giving the protein MNDIPAPHTRLLIVDDEKGFVDVLTNRLSRRGIDVTKAYSGAEALRALRDARFDAMVLDLKMEDMDGIEVLKIVRKMAPDLPVILLTGHGSRTAAENGMTLGAFDYLTKPCELKELMEKISLARQAKNKQNGETNQ; this is encoded by the coding sequence ATGAACGATATACCCGCACCTCATACCCGTCTGCTTATAGTGGATGACGAAAAAGGATTTGTGGACGTGCTGACCAACCGGCTGAGCCGCCGGGGGATAGACGTCACCAAGGCCTATTCCGGTGCTGAAGCGCTACGGGCGCTTCGCGATGCCAGGTTTGATGCCATGGTCCTGGATCTGAAAATGGAAGACATGGACGGTATCGAGGTGTTGAAAATTGTCAGGAAAATGGCCCCGGATCTGCCGGTGATCCTTCTGACCGGACACGGTTCGAGAACAGCCGCAGAGAACGGTATGACCCTAGGCGCTTTTGATTACCTGACAAAACCCTGCGAACTTAAAGAATTAATGGAAAAAATCAGCCTGGCACGGCAGGCCAAAAACAAACAGAATGGAGAAACAAACCAATGA
- a CDS encoding response regulator yields the protein MKLLFVDDEKAFLDTLIKRLEKRELKADAVYDGQSAISFLSENTNTDVVVLDVKMPGMDGLETLRAIKNENPLVEVIMLTGHATVGNAIEGMKRGAFDYLMKPCNLEELIAKIEQAATKKVKHEEKIMEARAKEITGRMV from the coding sequence ATGAAACTTTTATTTGTCGATGATGAGAAAGCCTTTCTGGATACCCTGATCAAACGGCTTGAAAAACGCGAACTCAAAGCAGACGCCGTTTATGACGGGCAGTCAGCCATAAGCTTTCTGTCAGAAAACACCAACACGGATGTGGTGGTCCTTGACGTGAAGATGCCCGGCATGGACGGCCTTGAAACACTCCGAGCCATTAAAAACGAAAACCCGCTGGTGGAAGTAATCATGCTCACGGGCCATGCCACAGTGGGAAATGCCATTGAAGGGATGAAACGCGGCGCATTTGACTACCTGATGAAGCCCTGTAATCTCGAAGAACTCATCGCCAAGATTGAACAGGCGGCAACTAAAAAAGTTAAGCATGAGGAGAAGATCATGGAGGCCAGGGCCAAGGAAATCACAGGCCGCATGGTTTAG
- a CDS encoding sigma-54 dependent transcriptional regulator, with protein sequence MAKILIIDDDDQLRISFSKLLTEENYDVVSAASGEAGIEIVSTTSLDLVILDVRLPGMNGLETFKEIKKLDATLPTIIVTAFGTTDTAIEATKAGAFDYLLKPFDIPEMLKLITQAIDAGYCMRTPVHVDAEPATYSPDAIVGQSPGMQKVYKTIGRVAQTDATVLIQGESGTGKELVARAVYQHGIRSDKNFSIINCVAIPENLLESELFGFEKGAFTGAARRHIGKIEQADGGTVFLDEIGDMPISIQAKILRLLQERCIERLGGDETIPVDVRIIAATNRDLKSAITQGLFREDLYFRLKVVTIELPPLRDRVGDIKPLTAHYLERFSHELKIDNPGIRDEALDLLRKYEWPGNVRELANLIHKTLIFNRGNPLSVSDLSQIIRKQEAAGEISKDASQEETIRQWVHTCLSHPSGDHSFEFFSDTICAMVVEEALKISNGNRSQAARLLDISRPTLHAKIDKYGINTISSTQVIR encoded by the coding sequence ATGGCAAAAATTCTGATCATTGACGACGACGACCAGCTAAGAATCAGTTTTTCCAAACTTCTCACCGAAGAAAACTATGACGTGGTGTCTGCGGCTTCCGGAGAAGCCGGGATTGAAATTGTCAGCACAACGTCTCTGGATCTGGTGATTCTGGATGTCCGCCTGCCGGGCATGAACGGGCTTGAAACATTTAAAGAGATAAAAAAGCTTGATGCCACACTGCCAACCATCATTGTCACGGCATTCGGCACCACAGACACAGCCATTGAAGCCACCAAGGCAGGCGCCTTTGACTACCTGCTCAAACCCTTTGACATCCCTGAAATGCTTAAATTGATCACCCAGGCCATTGATGCAGGCTATTGTATGCGCACCCCGGTGCATGTGGATGCCGAACCTGCGACCTATTCTCCGGACGCCATTGTGGGCCAGAGTCCCGGCATGCAAAAAGTGTATAAAACCATAGGCCGTGTGGCCCAGACCGATGCCACGGTGCTGATCCAGGGAGAATCGGGCACCGGCAAGGAACTGGTGGCCCGGGCCGTATACCAGCACGGTATCCGGTCAGATAAAAATTTTTCCATCATCAACTGCGTGGCCATTCCGGAAAACCTTCTGGAAAGCGAATTGTTCGGATTTGAAAAAGGGGCGTTCACCGGTGCAGCACGGCGGCATATTGGCAAAATTGAACAGGCGGACGGCGGCACAGTGTTCCTGGATGAAATCGGCGACATGCCCATTTCCATCCAGGCCAAAATTCTGCGGCTGCTCCAGGAAAGATGCATTGAACGGCTGGGCGGCGATGAAACCATTCCTGTGGATGTGCGTATCATTGCCGCAACCAACAGGGATCTTAAATCCGCCATTACCCAGGGGCTTTTCAGGGAGGATCTCTATTTCCGCCTGAAGGTCGTAACCATTGAATTGCCACCATTAAGGGACCGCGTAGGAGATATCAAACCCCTGACCGCCCATTACCTGGAGCGGTTCTCCCATGAATTGAAAATCGACAACCCCGGCATCCGGGATGAGGCCCTGGACCTTTTGAGAAAATACGAATGGCCGGGCAATGTCAGGGAACTTGCCAACCTGATTCATAAAACCTTAATCTTTAACCGGGGCAACCCCTTGTCGGTCAGTGATTTAAGCCAGATTATCCGAAAACAGGAAGCCGCAGGGGAAATTTCCAAGGACGCAAGCCAGGAAGAAACCATCCGCCAATGGGTCCACACCTGCCTGTCCCACCCGTCCGGCGATCACAGTTTTGAATTCTTTTCAGACACCATCTGCGCCATGGTCGTGGAAGAAGCACTGAAAATCTCAAACGGCAACCGCTCCCAGGCGGCACGGCTTTTGGACATATCCCGCCCCACGCTGCATGCAAAAATCGACAAGTACGGAATCAACACCATTTCATCCACCCAGGTTATCCGGTAG
- a CDS encoding ATP-binding protein — translation MSLRQRVYLANAVLLGITVMGTIAMIWYTYKTENLFTGIVARHIPMYQTAESLETSLLNQKGYLSYYLLDKNPEWLRQLADFKLNFESRLASAKPLVTEEWEKDTLDRIESVYATYIAAKDRVVTLYEKGDPGAGAALHREVRANFFRIYELCEKFKTAHKNAIDISVEDSRSDAKNLRYIGLLAIVTVVLLSLLINYIFTRHILEPIRKLAAEADHLGESRVSGNELAALKSSVHGLIENAAQTHAELVRSRESLMQSEKMALVGQLAAGTAHSIRNPLTSIKMRLFSLGRSAKLSQDQQENISVISTEIGQINKILENFLEFSRPPKLTMKKQSPSQVVDNTLRLLEQRLKSYGVTVHLVRSEPLDDVLLDAGQFKEAIVNIIINACEAMKKGGNITITETMDSINKNRDTAVIRIRDSGPGIPASIQDKVFNPFFTTKDDGTGLGLSICFNIISEHGGCLVLDSQKGQGTCFTITLPAGEDVYGKNSDH, via the coding sequence ATGAGCTTGAGACAAAGGGTATATCTTGCCAACGCCGTACTTTTAGGAATAACGGTCATGGGAACCATTGCCATGATCTGGTATACTTATAAGACAGAAAATCTGTTCACCGGTATTGTTGCAAGGCATATTCCTATGTACCAGACCGCTGAGTCCCTTGAAACCTCTTTGCTCAACCAGAAAGGGTATCTGTCCTATTATCTTCTGGACAAAAATCCTGAATGGCTCAGGCAGCTGGCTGACTTCAAACTGAATTTTGAAAGCCGGCTGGCCTCTGCCAAGCCCTTGGTCACAGAGGAATGGGAAAAAGATACACTGGATAGGATTGAATCTGTGTACGCAACTTATATTGCGGCCAAGGACCGGGTGGTGACGTTATATGAAAAAGGCGACCCGGGTGCCGGGGCCGCCCTTCACCGGGAGGTCAGAGCAAATTTTTTCAGAATTTATGAGCTATGTGAAAAATTTAAAACCGCACATAAAAATGCCATAGACATTTCCGTTGAAGACAGTCGTTCCGATGCCAAAAATTTGCGCTATATCGGCCTTTTAGCCATTGTTACAGTGGTTTTGCTCAGCCTTTTGATCAATTATATTTTCACCCGCCACATCCTGGAACCCATCCGGAAACTGGCGGCGGAAGCAGATCACCTGGGAGAAAGCAGGGTGTCCGGCAACGAACTGGCAGCATTGAAAAGCAGTGTCCACGGTTTGATTGAAAATGCAGCGCAGACCCATGCCGAACTTGTGCGAAGCCGGGAATCTCTGATGCAGTCCGAAAAAATGGCCCTGGTGGGGCAACTTGCCGCAGGCACCGCCCACTCCATCAGAAACCCTTTGACCTCCATTAAAATGCGGCTGTTCTCCCTGGGCCGATCAGCCAAGCTCTCCCAGGACCAGCAGGAAAACATCAGTGTCATTTCAACTGAAATCGGGCAGATCAACAAAATTCTGGAAAACTTCCTGGAATTTTCCAGACCCCCGAAACTGACCATGAAAAAACAAAGTCCATCCCAGGTGGTGGACAATACCCTGCGGCTGCTGGAACAACGGTTGAAGTCCTACGGGGTAACGGTCCATCTGGTACGCAGCGAGCCGTTGGATGATGTGCTGCTGGATGCAGGCCAGTTTAAGGAGGCTATAGTCAACATCATCATCAATGCCTGCGAAGCCATGAAAAAGGGAGGCAATATCACCATTACCGAAACCATGGACAGCATTAACAAAAACAGAGATACTGCGGTGATAAGAATCCGGGATTCCGGACCCGGCATTCCCGCATCTATCCAGGACAAAGTTTTCAACCCGTTTTTCACAACCAAGGACGATGGGACGGGTCTGGGATTAAGCATATGTTTTAATATTATCAGCGAGCATGGCGGGTGTCTGGTGCTGGACAGCCAGAAAGGCCAAGGAACCTGTTTCACCATCACACTGCCCGCAGGAGAGGATGTATATGGCAAAAATTCTGATCATTGA
- a CDS encoding response regulator, translating to MVKIPVKILIVDDEKDFVEMFSLRLTRQGEKVSVAYSGQEALDLLEKTKIDVVILDIRMPGMDGIETLKKIKAAYPLVEVIMLTGHGSTETAVEGMKAGAFDYLMKPADFEDISEKLANAWKRKDEQEERIRKAEARLLLRRTGEI from the coding sequence ATGGTAAAAATACCGGTAAAAATCTTGATCGTTGATGATGAAAAAGATTTTGTGGAGATGTTTTCCCTGCGCCTGACCCGGCAGGGGGAAAAGGTATCTGTCGCCTATTCAGGACAAGAGGCCCTTGACCTGCTTGAAAAAACTAAGATAGACGTGGTGATCCTGGATATCCGCATGCCCGGCATGGACGGCATAGAGACCTTGAAAAAAATCAAGGCAGCTTATCCCCTGGTGGAAGTAATCATGCTCACAGGGCACGGGTCCACAGAGACGGCTGTGGAAGGCATGAAGGCAGGCGCCTTTGATTACCTGATGAAACCGGCGGATTTTGAAGATATCAGTGAAAAACTGGCCAATGCCTGGAAGCGCAAGGACGAACAGGAAGAACGCATCCGCAAGGCCGAAGCAAGGCTCCTTCTGCGGCGCACCGGGGAGATTTAG
- a CDS encoding response regulator, with product METNTLESDTGKIIRVLLVDDEDNYRNAIARRLERRNMVISQAPDGTSCLEYLGENEVDVVVLDMKMPGMSGMETFKGINKYYPGLKVIFLTGNAALAEGVEGIKAGAFDYLAKPVEIDHLAGKIRQAWELKRLEMARERDKIFRRRLEKRMIHTQRLASLGTMSTGIAHEINNPLAIIKESAGFLRMVLEDSDQIPEKEMLFKGLEKIEKSVDRARRITHQLLGYVRKHGHELTPVDIRRLTEDTVALIKQKTQAKKVSVQWESEPEHEMLMHTDPFQVRQVLINLLENAVDAVDTNGQIRLALYRKDQSVCLEVRDNGSGITPENMKQIFDPFFTTKPNVAENESGTGLGLFVVHKIMTGLSGSIHVESEPGHGTTFKICLPEWQSD from the coding sequence ATGGAAACTAATACCCTTGAAAGTGATACCGGCAAGATTATCCGCGTGCTGCTGGTAGACGATGAAGATAACTACCGCAACGCCATTGCCCGGCGTCTGGAACGACGAAATATGGTTATCAGCCAGGCGCCTGATGGGACCTCCTGCCTGGAATACCTCGGCGAAAACGAAGTCGATGTGGTGGTTCTGGATATGAAGATGCCCGGCATGTCCGGTATGGAGACATTTAAGGGCATTAACAAATACTATCCGGGTTTGAAAGTTATTTTTCTGACCGGAAATGCCGCTTTAGCCGAAGGGGTGGAAGGGATCAAGGCCGGTGCCTTTGACTACCTGGCCAAACCCGTGGAGATCGACCACTTGGCCGGCAAAATCCGTCAGGCCTGGGAACTCAAACGCCTGGAGATGGCCCGGGAGCGGGATAAAATTTTCAGGCGGCGTCTGGAAAAACGCATGATCCACACCCAGCGGCTGGCTTCCCTTGGCACCATGTCCACAGGCATTGCCCATGAGATCAACAATCCGTTGGCCATTATCAAGGAGTCGGCCGGATTCTTGCGTATGGTGCTGGAGGACTCGGACCAAATTCCGGAAAAAGAGATGCTTTTCAAGGGGCTTGAGAAAATAGAGAAAAGCGTGGACAGGGCCAGACGGATCACCCACCAGCTGCTGGGCTACGTCCGAAAACACGGACACGAACTGACACCCGTGGATATTCGCCGGCTCACCGAGGACACAGTGGCATTGATTAAACAGAAAACACAAGCTAAAAAGGTATCCGTACAATGGGAGAGTGAACCTGAACACGAGATGCTGATGCACACTGATCCTTTCCAGGTGCGACAGGTATTGATCAATCTTTTGGAAAACGCTGTAGATGCGGTGGATACCAACGGACAGATCCGGCTGGCACTTTACCGAAAAGACCAGTCGGTCTGCCTCGAAGTCCGGGATAACGGCAGCGGCATCACGCCGGAAAATATGAAACAAATATTTGATCCTTTTTTCACCACTAAACCCAATGTAGCGGAAAATGAGTCCGGCACCGGACTTGGACTGTTTGTGGTGCACAAGATCATGACCGGACTTTCAGGCAGCATCCACGTGGAATCAGAACCCGGCCATGGCACGACTTTTAAGATCTGCCTGCCCGAATGGCAATCCGACTAA